Proteins encoded together in one Verrucomicrobiia bacterium window:
- a CDS encoding fibronectin type III domain-containing protein has product MSASAATTSPTNLSVTSKSFQQVSLAWTDNSTSEKNVVVSRSLQATSGYVDIATLAASATSYTDTAVTPGATYYYQVSSVAATKARYTSSSISVITPSVAIVSPTSGSTYTSAQTISATASINQTDNAAITKTEFYDGGALMGTVTTSPYTLNWPITAANNGSHTWTTKAYDSVGGTSASTPVNVVVDIPCTYTLSATSSPTIASTGGSGSFTVTVVGGCSWTTSTPATWIHPTVSGSTVNYTVDLNSSSAGRSSTITILNGTATVATYTVTQAVDTTAPTVPTGLTPSVISSSQINLSWSASTDTGGSGLAGYKIYRSGVLITTTTATSYSNTGLAGSTTYSFTVAAYDNAGNISAQSTTVSATTPAAADTTAPSVPTGLTGSAVSSTQINLSWSASTDTGGSGLAGYKIYKNGVLLTTTASTSYSVTGLSPSTTYSFTVAAYDNAGNISPQSTTVSATTPAAADTTAPTVPTGLTGSAVSSSQVNLGWSASTDTGGSGLAGYKIYKNGVLLTTTASTSYSATGLSPSTTYTFTVAAYDNAGNTSAQSTGVSVTTQAATDTTPPSVPTGLTASVVSSSTISLSWNASTDSGGSGLAGYNIYSSGVVIASSTTASAVLRGLSASTTYSLTVAAYDNAGNTSAQSAAVLATTQAALTITTASPLPSATVGTAYSGTFTATGGTTPYTWSISAGSLPAGLTLSSGGVLSGTPTAATTASFTVQCTGGSTITKTFSLTVNAAAVNYTVATSASPVAGGTTTPNGTFSSGSTVTAQATVNAGYSFVNWTQNGTTVSTSPSYSFQLNGNVTLVANFTAIYTITGTASPSNGGTISGLGNGLFISGTTVSLTANPASGYSFSSWTENGSVVSSTPTYSFTATANRNLVANFTSTSSTPGKYLWSWVHGGASQDDGRAVAVDKRDGSVLLTGDFSGSVSFGGATISGTSGTSVMLAKYAANGTYQWAVAPSGSGVSQGQAVAVDTNGNVFVTGYFANTINFGAPSGAMTSAGWYDIFVAKYSPAGVCLWSKQFGSPTSGDNQGDESGYALAVDSAGNVIVGGSFDGTANFS; this is encoded by the coding sequence GTGAGCGCGTCGGCGGCCACCACGTCCCCGACGAACCTCAGCGTCACGAGCAAGTCTTTTCAGCAGGTTTCTCTCGCGTGGACCGATAACTCGACCAGCGAGAAAAACGTCGTCGTCAGCCGCAGCCTGCAAGCGACATCCGGCTATGTCGACATAGCGACGTTGGCGGCGAGCGCGACGAGCTATACCGACACGGCTGTCACGCCCGGGGCTACGTACTACTACCAGGTCAGTTCAGTGGCGGCGACCAAGGCACGCTATACTTCTTCGTCGATCAGCGTCATCACACCCAGTGTTGCCATTGTGAGCCCGACCTCCGGCAGTACTTACACTTCTGCGCAAACGATTTCAGCGACCGCGTCCATCAATCAAACCGACAATGCCGCGATCACCAAGACGGAGTTTTATGACGGCGGGGCACTTATGGGCACCGTCACAACCAGTCCGTACACGCTAAACTGGCCGATCACGGCAGCTAATAACGGCTCGCACACTTGGACCACGAAGGCGTATGACAGCGTCGGCGGCACATCGGCTTCTACTCCAGTCAATGTCGTCGTCGACATCCCCTGTACTTACACGCTGTCCGCCACCAGCAGCCCAACGATTGCCTCGACCGGCGGTTCCGGCAGTTTCACCGTGACCGTGGTGGGCGGTTGCAGTTGGACGACGAGCACCCCGGCCACTTGGATCCATCCAACCGTCAGCGGCTCAACGGTCAACTATACGGTGGATCTCAACAGCAGTTCGGCGGGACGATCCAGTACAATCACGATTCTCAACGGGACGGCGACCGTTGCGACTTACACAGTGACCCAGGCTGTGGACACGACCGCCCCGACGGTGCCGACAGGATTGACGCCGAGCGTGATTTCCTCCAGCCAGATCAACCTGAGTTGGAGCGCCTCGACCGATACTGGCGGCTCGGGCCTGGCCGGTTATAAGATCTACCGCAGCGGCGTTTTGATTACCACAACGACGGCCACCAGCTACTCCAACACCGGCTTGGCAGGGAGTACAACCTATTCGTTCACTGTGGCAGCCTATGACAACGCCGGCAACATCTCAGCGCAGAGCACCACGGTTTCCGCCACGACGCCAGCAGCGGCGGATACGACGGCCCCGAGTGTACCGACGGGCTTGACCGGTAGCGCGGTTTCCTCCACCCAGATCAACCTGAGTTGGAGCGCCTCCACCGATACCGGCGGCTCAGGTTTGGCCGGTTACAAGATCTATAAGAACGGTGTGCTACTCACCACCACGGCCAGCACCAGTTACTCGGTCACGGGCCTGTCGCCCAGCACAACCTATTCGTTCACTGTGGCAGCCTATGACAATGCCGGCAACATCTCGCCGCAGAGCACCACGGTTTCAGCCACGACGCCAGCAGCGGCGGACACGACGGCCCCGACCGTACCGACGGGCTTGACCGGCAGCGCGGTTTCCTCCAGCCAGGTCAACCTGGGTTGGAGCGCGTCAACCGATACGGGCGGTTCGGGTCTGGCCGGTTACAAGATCTATAAGAACGGTGTGCTGCTGACCACCACAGCCAGCACCAGCTACTCGGCCACCGGTCTGTCGCCGAGCACGACCTACACGTTTACCGTGGCAGCCTATGACAACGCCGGCAACACCTCGGCGCAGAGCACTGGGGTTTCGGTTACGACTCAGGCGGCGACGGATACGACACCCCCGAGTGTGCCGACCGGACTGACCGCAAGCGTAGTTTCTTCCAGCACGATCAGCCTGAGTTGGAACGCTTCGACCGATTCCGGGGGCTCGGGCCTGGCCGGCTATAACATCTATAGCAGCGGCGTTGTGATCGCGTCTTCGACGACCGCCAGTGCCGTTCTCAGGGGTCTGTCGGCGAGCACGACCTACTCCCTCACTGTCGCAGCCTACGACAACGCTGGCAACACCTCGGCGCAGAGCGCGGCGGTGTTAGCGACGACACAAGCAGCACTGACTATTACAACGGCCTCACCCTTGCCGTCGGCGACGGTGGGCACGGCGTACAGCGGGACGTTCACAGCCACCGGCGGCACGACGCCCTACACCTGGTCAATCAGTGCGGGCAGTTTGCCGGCGGGATTGACCCTGAGCAGCGGAGGCGTGCTCAGCGGCACACCCACCGCGGCGACAACCGCGAGCTTCACGGTACAGTGCACCGGCGGGTCTACGATCACCAAGACATTCAGCCTGACGGTGAACGCGGCGGCCGTCAATTACACGGTCGCCACCAGCGCCAGCCCCGTGGCTGGCGGTACGACCACCCCGAATGGCACTTTTTCGAGCGGATCCACCGTCACCGCCCAGGCGACGGTCAATGCCGGCTACAGCTTCGTGAATTGGACCCAGAATGGGACAACGGTCAGCACTTCTCCCAGCTACAGCTTCCAACTTAATGGGAATGTGACGCTGGTGGCCAACTTCACGGCAATTTACACGATCACCGGCACTGCCAGCCCGTCCAACGGTGGCACGATCTCCGGCCTGGGCAACGGCCTGTTCATCAGCGGCACGACCGTTTCCCTGACCGCCAACCCGGCCTCCGGCTACAGCTTCAGCAGCTGGACGGAGAACGGCTCTGTCGTGTCCTCCACCCCGACCTACAGCTTTACCGCAACCGCCAACCGCAACCTGGTCGCCAACTTCACCTCCACCAGCAGCACACCCGGGAAGTACTTGTGGTCCTGGGTCCATGGCGGAGCCTCGCAAGACGATGGCCGCGCCGTGGCCGTGGACAAACGCGATGGCAGTGTCCTGCTCACAGGGGACTTCAGCGGGTCCGTCAGCTTCGGGGGTGCCACGATTTCGGGGACTTCCGGCACCAGCGTGATGTTGGCCAAGTACGCGGCCAACGGCACCTATCAGTGGGCCGTGGCGCCGTCGGGCTCTGGCGTAAGCCAGGGACAGGCCGTGGCGGTGGATACCAACGGCAATGTGTTTGTGACCGGGTATTTCGCCAACACGAT